The Fusarium falciforme chromosome 4, complete sequence genomic interval TTCCACCTTGCTTTATGCCGACGTCTGCAGTGGATCGCAGAAATCCGTTGTTGAATACTCGCTTCTTCGGGAGCTGGACCTGGTGGATGAAATTCAACGTGATGTTGACGGGGCTTATCGAGTGAGACTGAACGTCTACTTTGCTGAAGCCGTCGTCACGCATCATGGCAGTCGCTCTAGCAGTCCTAGAGGCCCAGTCCCTTCCATCACCGTCTTCTTTGACGTTTCTGGCATAACTGAGCAGCCACTGCAAACCTCGGATCGGAAGACTATCCGCATCTACTTGGGTAGTGATGCGCTGCGGGCTCACTCGGCGGACATCCTCTTCTCACAGAACACCATGACGCTCTACGGCGATGAGCGAGAGCGGCTCCAGGTGCCCTTTGTGCGTCCCGAGGATGATGCCGTGTTTCGGAATATCTGCACCACCAATGTGATtcccgagaagcccaagttgAATGCCAATGCTGCCCCTTTTGTCTCGGGCGACATGGGACAAGTCAGCCAGGAGAGCATTCCCGATATGGACCCCATCCCCCACCAAGACGACGAGTCCCGGAGCGAGATGTCCCCGATGGCTACCGAGGCGGTCCCCAGCAAACGCCCAAGCTCCCGCGGCAGCCTGTCTGATGTTAGCAGGGAGAATGAGAGGCCCAGAAGGGACACCAGCGGCGACGAGGCTCCAGTCAAGGGAGGACACAGTAGAGCAGTGTCGACCGACTCTCGACGGGACACATCCTCGGGCATCTGGGGATCCTGGCGCCAAGGAACGGGTAACGGAGCCGATGGCGCACAGCGAGATGGTCCATTGAGCGGATACCAACCGGCAGGCCGGGGCCGCAACATGAAGGTCCTCAAACCCCAGAAATCGGGCTCGACATCTGCACGTACAGGTGCTTCGTATGAGCCGCCTCCTCCGTCCAAGGGGGCCGGAGAGGGTCGGCGCAAGAGCCAAGCCAGCATCGGAGAGAACGGCGCCAGCCCCGTCAACCGATGGGATGTAAAGCGTGTCGGTAGCATCGGCGGTGACTCGAGACCTCAGACGCAGCCACAACCTCTTACGCCTCGCGAGGCGCGCAACGCCAATACGTTGCCTAGATCAGCCAACCCAGTCGGAGTTGCATCAGCGTTTTCATGGATGACACCAACGTCGAAGCCCAAAACGACAGCAGGATCTGATTGAGGAGCGATAGGATCATAGACCTCATTTCGACGGCGTCCCCTTTTCCTTGTTGGTCTTGCTTGATTCGGTGTGCTCCCCTGGTTTCTGCGCGCGAATACACGGAGGGTTAGAGGTGTAGAGGAGGAGATTCCCATATCGGAATCGAGGCAAGCCCTCAGGTCAAAACGGGGGATGATAATGATAATGGTGGTTCGACGTAATGAAATGACCAGacaaagaaataaaaagggCAAGGGTTCCTTCATGTCCCTTGACTCAAAAACAATTCAAAAAATTGGGCGTAATACTTGGCAATATGTTTTGATGCGTGATGTTGTATGGTATCTACTACCCCCGGCCTTCTCTTTCAAATCTTGGAACCAGGAGGCAACGACTGCCAGACCTGTTTGGTATCAGCCATTGACCCCTTGACGACGCCGATCAGGCTCTTGAAGGCAGGATGCGACGCGTCCCCCACGCACTCGTACATCCAGCTCTCGCTCGAGGTGACGGTGATGCCGGGCTCGGCGCGCAGCCGGTCCAGCGCAACGCCCACCTCGCCGGGATTGCAGCTCGACACGCCATCTGCGAGCACGTACACCTTGTGTCCAGCATCGCGCAGGTCCAGCGCCGTCTGGGTGATGCAGATGTGGGACTCGATGCCGACGAGGGCGATCTCGGAGCCGGGGGCGAGGTCGGCAACCACGCTGGGGATGAACATGGAGAATCGCGTCTTGTCATGCGGCGGCGAGGGGAGTAGCTCGGCGAGAGAGGGAACCGTGGGACCGAGCTT includes:
- a CDS encoding Isochorismatase domain-containing protein, with the protein product MRLSPAHLGRRGISQLALGSRAVKANTIGNLSRSSSFSPIDTRRPRYVTQQLREMSSAPAQLRFKNPKIFVCDIQDKFRNVIYEFDKIVLTTQKVLNFAKALSIPVVTTTQTSAKLGPTVPSLAELLPSPPHDKTRFSMFIPSVVADLAPGSEIALVGIESHICITQTALDLRDAGHKVYVLADGVSSCNPGEVGVALDRLRAEPGITVTSSESWMYECVGDASHPAFKSLIGVVKGSMADTKQVWQSLPPGSKI